Proteins encoded together in one Miscanthus floridulus cultivar M001 chromosome 16, ASM1932011v1, whole genome shotgun sequence window:
- the LOC136512488 gene encoding hydroxyproline O-arabinosyltransferase NOD3-like — MSGRKNAGKVSPWLLVLISLGCFFVTYNLLTMHGRGRDGPRKFLGGGEDRDSTGSGSDPAKRFHVALTATDALYSQWQSRIMHYWYKEMRDRPGSDMGGFTRILHSGKPDGLMDEMPTMVVDPLPEGKDKGYIVLNRPWAFVQWVQRAKIEEEYILMAEPDHVFVKPLPNLAHGDEPAAFPFFYIKPTENEKILRKFFPEEKGPVSNIDPIGNSPVIIKKAQLEKIAPTWMNVSLKMKEDQETDKAFGWVLEMYAYAVASALHGVRHSLRTDFMIQPPWDLKTDNTFIIHYTYGCDYSMKGQLTYGKIGEWRFDKRSYLQSPPPRNLSLPPPGVPESVVTLVKMVNEATTNIPGWEDER; from the exons ATGAGCGGGAGGAAGAATGCGGGCAAGGTTTCCCCCTGGTTGCTCGTCCTCATCTCTTTAGGATGCTTCTTTGTGACCTACAACCTCCTGACGATGCACGGCCGGGGACGGGATGGGCCGCGCAAGTtcctcggcggcggcgaggatCGCGACTCAACGGGCTCTGGTTCGGACCCCGCGAAGCGGTTCCACGTCGCGCTTACGGCGACGGACGCACTGTACAGTCAGTGGCAGTCGCGGATAATGCACTACTGGTACAAGGAGATGAGGGACCGACCTGGTTCCGACATGGGTGGCTTCACTAGGATCCTTCACTCGGGGAAGCCTGATGGATTGATGGATGAGATGCCCACCATGGTGGTTGACCCCCTTCCTGAAGGCAAGGATAAG GGATATATTGTCTTAAATAGGCCTTGGGCGTTTGTCCAGTGGGTCCAGAGAGCAAAGATCGAAGAAGA GTATATACTAATGGCAGAGCCAGATCATGTCTTTGTGAAGCCTTTGCCAAACTTAGCGCATGGTGATGAACCAGCAGCATTTCCATTTTTCTACATCAAACCAACTGAGAATGAGAAGATATTGAGGAAGTTTTTTCCAGAAGAAAAAGGGCCTGTTTCAAATATTGATCCAATTGGCAACTCTCCAGTTATAATCAAGAAG GCTCAGCTTGAGAAGATTGCTCCAACCTGGATGAATGTTTCATTGAAAATGAAAGAGGATCAGGAGACAGACAAAGCATTCGGATGGGTCTTGGAAAT GTATGCATACGCTGTTGCCAGTGCACTGCACGGTGTGCGTCATAGTCTCCGTACAGACTTTATGATTCAG CCTCCTTGGGACCTGAAAACGGACAACACATTCATCATCCATTATACATATGGATGCGATTATTCAATGAAG GGTCAGCTAACTTATGGGAAAATTGGTGAATGGCGTTTTGACAAAAGATCTTACCTTCAATCACCACCACCAAGAAATCTTTCACTGCCCCCTCCAGGAGTTCCTGAAAGTGTG GTCACTCTTGTGAAGATGGTTAATGAGGCGACCACAAACATTCCGGGGTGGGAGGATGAGAGATGA